In the Alligator mississippiensis isolate rAllMis1 chromosome 7, rAllMis1, whole genome shotgun sequence genome, one interval contains:
- the PPP1R7 gene encoding protein phosphatase 1 regulatory subunit 7 isoform X4 — MAAESGEGPQEMMEVDRRIESEESGDEEGKKQAACIVTDLSQQSLRDEQNGENSTGEAETPVDMETISLDPEAEDVDLNHFRIGKIEGFEVLKKVKTLCLRQNLIKQIANLEQLQTLRELDLYDNQIRKIENLESLTELEILDISFNILRRIEGLDRLTQLKKLFLVNNKISKIENLSSLQQLQMLELGSNRIRAIENIDTLTNLDSLFLGKNKITKLQNLDALTNLTVLSIQSNRLTKIEGLQNLVNLRELYLSHNGVEVIEGLENNNKLTMLDIASNRIKKIENISHLTELQEFWHPSKDLVAPPVALAPFVENDWHRQCTDE; from the exons ATGGCGGCGGAAAGCGGAGAAGGGCCGCAGGAGATGATGGAGG TTGACAGGCGGATTGAATCGGAAGAGTCAGGGGATGAAGAAGGGAAGAAGCAAGCAGCTTGCATAGTGACAGACCTCAGCCAGCAGAGCCTGAGAGATGAGCAGAATGGTGAGAATTCAACAG GAGAAGCAGAGACACCAGTGGACATGGAGACAATTAGCCTGGACCCAGAAGCAGAG GATGTGGACCTGAACCATTTCCGAATTGGCAAGATTGAAGGATTTGAGGTGCTCAAAAAAGTGAAG ACTCTGTGTCTGCGTCAGAATCTGATTAAGCAGATTGCGAATCTGGAACAGTTGCAGActctccgagagctggatctctaCGACAATCAGATTCGAAAGATTGAGAACTTGGAGTCCTTAACAGAGCTTGA GATCCTGGACATCTCATTTAACATACTGCGACGCATTGAAGGACTAGACCGACTCACCCAACTAAAAAAGCTGTTCCTTGTCAACAATAAAATCAGCAAAATTGAGAACCTGAGCAGCCTACAGCAATTACAGATGTTAGAGTTGGGATCCAATCGAATCCGG GCAATTGAAAATATTGACACACTGACTAACCTGGACAGTCTGTTCCTGGGGAAGAACAAAATCACCAAGCTCCAGAACTTGGATGCACTGACAAACTTGACAGTGCTCAGTATACAG AGCAATCGCCTAACCAAGATTGAAGGTCTGCAGAACCTGGTGAACTTGCGTGAGCTGTATCTTAGCCACAATGGCGTAGAAGTCATTGAGGGACTGGAGAACAAT AATAAACTTACAATGCTGGACATTGCATCCAATAGAATCAAAAAGATCGAAAATATCAGCCATCTAACAGAGCTCCAGGAATTCTGG cacccttcaaaagatctggtgGCACCCCCAGTTGCCCTGGCACCCTTTGTTGAGAATGACTGGCATAGACAGTGTACAG ATGAATGA
- the PPP1R7 gene encoding protein phosphatase 1 regulatory subunit 7 isoform X3 — MAAESGEGPQEMMEVDRRIESEESGDEEGKKQAACIVTDLSQQSLRDEQNGEAETPVDMETISLDPEAEDVDLNHFRIGKIEGFEVLKKVKTLCLRQNLIKQIANLEQLQTLRELDLYDNQIRKIENLESLTELEILDISFNILRRIEGLDRLTQLKKLFLVNNKISKIENLSSLQQLQMLELGSNRIRAIENIDTLTNLDSLFLGKNKITKLQNLDALTNLTVLSIQSNRLTKIEGLQNLVNLRELYLSHNGVEVIEGLENNNKLTMLDIASNRIKKIENISHLTELQEFWMNDNLIESWSDLDELKGAKNLETVYLERNPLQKDPQYRRKIMLALPSVRQIDATFVRF; from the exons ATGGCGGCGGAAAGCGGAGAAGGGCCGCAGGAGATGATGGAGG TTGACAGGCGGATTGAATCGGAAGAGTCAGGGGATGAAGAAGGGAAGAAGCAAGCAGCTTGCATAGTGACAGACCTCAGCCAGCAGAGCCTGAGAGATGAGCAGAATG GAGAAGCAGAGACACCAGTGGACATGGAGACAATTAGCCTGGACCCAGAAGCAGAG GATGTGGACCTGAACCATTTCCGAATTGGCAAGATTGAAGGATTTGAGGTGCTCAAAAAAGTGAAG ACTCTGTGTCTGCGTCAGAATCTGATTAAGCAGATTGCGAATCTGGAACAGTTGCAGActctccgagagctggatctctaCGACAATCAGATTCGAAAGATTGAGAACTTGGAGTCCTTAACAGAGCTTGA GATCCTGGACATCTCATTTAACATACTGCGACGCATTGAAGGACTAGACCGACTCACCCAACTAAAAAAGCTGTTCCTTGTCAACAATAAAATCAGCAAAATTGAGAACCTGAGCAGCCTACAGCAATTACAGATGTTAGAGTTGGGATCCAATCGAATCCGG GCAATTGAAAATATTGACACACTGACTAACCTGGACAGTCTGTTCCTGGGGAAGAACAAAATCACCAAGCTCCAGAACTTGGATGCACTGACAAACTTGACAGTGCTCAGTATACAG AGCAATCGCCTAACCAAGATTGAAGGTCTGCAGAACCTGGTGAACTTGCGTGAGCTGTATCTTAGCCACAATGGCGTAGAAGTCATTGAGGGACTGGAGAACAAT AATAAACTTACAATGCTGGACATTGCATCCAATAGAATCAAAAAGATCGAAAATATCAGCCATCTAACAGAGCTCCAGGAATTCTGG ATGAATGATAATCTCATCGAGAGTTGGAGCGACCTGGACGAGCTGAAGGGAGCCAAGAATTTGGAAACTGTGTATCTGGAGAGAAACCCCCTGCAGAAGGACCCTCAGTACCGACGCAAAATCATGCTGGCCCTCCCTTCCGTCCGGCAGATTGATGCCACGTTTGTCCGGTTCTGA
- the PPP1R7 gene encoding protein phosphatase 1 regulatory subunit 7 isoform X1, with product MAAESGEGPQEMMEVDRRIESEESGDEEGKKQAACIVTDLSQQSLRDEQNGENSTGEAETPVDMETISLDPEAEDVDLNHFRIGKIEGFEVLKKVKTLCLRQNLIKQIANLEQLQTLRELDLYDNQIRKIENLESLTELEILDISFNILRRIEGLDRLTQLKKLFLVNNKISKIENLSSLQQLQMLELGSNRIRAIENIDTLTNLDSLFLGKNKITKLQNLDALTNLTVLSIQSNRLTKIEGLQNLVNLRELYLSHNGVEVIEGLENNNKLTMLDIASNRIKKIENISHLTELQEFWMNDNLIESWSDLDELKGAKNLETVYLERNPLQKDPQYRRKIMLALPSVRQIDATFVRF from the exons ATGGCGGCGGAAAGCGGAGAAGGGCCGCAGGAGATGATGGAGG TTGACAGGCGGATTGAATCGGAAGAGTCAGGGGATGAAGAAGGGAAGAAGCAAGCAGCTTGCATAGTGACAGACCTCAGCCAGCAGAGCCTGAGAGATGAGCAGAATGGTGAGAATTCAACAG GAGAAGCAGAGACACCAGTGGACATGGAGACAATTAGCCTGGACCCAGAAGCAGAG GATGTGGACCTGAACCATTTCCGAATTGGCAAGATTGAAGGATTTGAGGTGCTCAAAAAAGTGAAG ACTCTGTGTCTGCGTCAGAATCTGATTAAGCAGATTGCGAATCTGGAACAGTTGCAGActctccgagagctggatctctaCGACAATCAGATTCGAAAGATTGAGAACTTGGAGTCCTTAACAGAGCTTGA GATCCTGGACATCTCATTTAACATACTGCGACGCATTGAAGGACTAGACCGACTCACCCAACTAAAAAAGCTGTTCCTTGTCAACAATAAAATCAGCAAAATTGAGAACCTGAGCAGCCTACAGCAATTACAGATGTTAGAGTTGGGATCCAATCGAATCCGG GCAATTGAAAATATTGACACACTGACTAACCTGGACAGTCTGTTCCTGGGGAAGAACAAAATCACCAAGCTCCAGAACTTGGATGCACTGACAAACTTGACAGTGCTCAGTATACAG AGCAATCGCCTAACCAAGATTGAAGGTCTGCAGAACCTGGTGAACTTGCGTGAGCTGTATCTTAGCCACAATGGCGTAGAAGTCATTGAGGGACTGGAGAACAAT AATAAACTTACAATGCTGGACATTGCATCCAATAGAATCAAAAAGATCGAAAATATCAGCCATCTAACAGAGCTCCAGGAATTCTGG ATGAATGATAATCTCATCGAGAGTTGGAGCGACCTGGACGAGCTGAAGGGAGCCAAGAATTTGGAAACTGTGTATCTGGAGAGAAACCCCCTGCAGAAGGACCCTCAGTACCGACGCAAAATCATGCTGGCCCTCCCTTCCGTCCGGCAGATTGATGCCACGTTTGTCCGGTTCTGA
- the PPP1R7 gene encoding protein phosphatase 1 regulatory subunit 7 isoform X2, translating into MAAESGEGPQEMMEVDRRIESEESGDEEGKKQAACIVTDLSQQSLRDEQNGENSTGEAETPVDMETISLDPEAEDVDLNHFRIGKIEGFEVLKKVKTLCLRQNLIKQIANLEQLQTLRELDLYDNQIRKIENLESLTELEILDISFNILRRIEGLDRLTQLKKLFLVNNKISKIENLSSLQQLQMLELGSNRIRAIENIDTLTNLDSLFLGKNKITKLQNLDALTNLTVLSIQSNRLTKIEGLQNLVNLRELYLSHNGVEVIEGLENNNKLTMLDIASNRIKKIENISHLTELQEFWRACAAGWRIIYAGASLTLCLSPHTLQHPSKDLVAPPVALAPFVENDWHRQCTDE; encoded by the exons ATGGCGGCGGAAAGCGGAGAAGGGCCGCAGGAGATGATGGAGG TTGACAGGCGGATTGAATCGGAAGAGTCAGGGGATGAAGAAGGGAAGAAGCAAGCAGCTTGCATAGTGACAGACCTCAGCCAGCAGAGCCTGAGAGATGAGCAGAATGGTGAGAATTCAACAG GAGAAGCAGAGACACCAGTGGACATGGAGACAATTAGCCTGGACCCAGAAGCAGAG GATGTGGACCTGAACCATTTCCGAATTGGCAAGATTGAAGGATTTGAGGTGCTCAAAAAAGTGAAG ACTCTGTGTCTGCGTCAGAATCTGATTAAGCAGATTGCGAATCTGGAACAGTTGCAGActctccgagagctggatctctaCGACAATCAGATTCGAAAGATTGAGAACTTGGAGTCCTTAACAGAGCTTGA GATCCTGGACATCTCATTTAACATACTGCGACGCATTGAAGGACTAGACCGACTCACCCAACTAAAAAAGCTGTTCCTTGTCAACAATAAAATCAGCAAAATTGAGAACCTGAGCAGCCTACAGCAATTACAGATGTTAGAGTTGGGATCCAATCGAATCCGG GCAATTGAAAATATTGACACACTGACTAACCTGGACAGTCTGTTCCTGGGGAAGAACAAAATCACCAAGCTCCAGAACTTGGATGCACTGACAAACTTGACAGTGCTCAGTATACAG AGCAATCGCCTAACCAAGATTGAAGGTCTGCAGAACCTGGTGAACTTGCGTGAGCTGTATCTTAGCCACAATGGCGTAGAAGTCATTGAGGGACTGGAGAACAAT AATAAACTTACAATGCTGGACATTGCATCCAATAGAATCAAAAAGATCGAAAATATCAGCCATCTAACAGAGCTCCAGGAATTCTGG agggccTGTGCAGCGGGATGGAGAATCATCTATGCAGGGGCAAGCCTGACCTTgtgtttatctcctcacaccttgcagcacccttcaaaagatctggtgGCACCCCCAGTTGCCCTGGCACCCTTTGTTGAGAATGACTGGCATAGACAGTGTACAG ATGAATGA
- the PPP1R7 gene encoding protein phosphatase 1 regulatory subunit 7 isoform X5 yields METISLDPEAEDVDLNHFRIGKIEGFEVLKKVKTLCLRQNLIKQIANLEQLQTLRELDLYDNQIRKIENLESLTELEILDISFNILRRIEGLDRLTQLKKLFLVNNKISKIENLSSLQQLQMLELGSNRIRAIENIDTLTNLDSLFLGKNKITKLQNLDALTNLTVLSIQSNRLTKIEGLQNLVNLRELYLSHNGVEVIEGLENNNKLTMLDIASNRIKKIENISHLTELQEFWMNDNLIESWSDLDELKGAKNLETVYLERNPLQKDPQYRRKIMLALPSVRQIDATFVRF; encoded by the exons ATGGAGACAATTAGCCTGGACCCAGAAGCAGAG GATGTGGACCTGAACCATTTCCGAATTGGCAAGATTGAAGGATTTGAGGTGCTCAAAAAAGTGAAG ACTCTGTGTCTGCGTCAGAATCTGATTAAGCAGATTGCGAATCTGGAACAGTTGCAGActctccgagagctggatctctaCGACAATCAGATTCGAAAGATTGAGAACTTGGAGTCCTTAACAGAGCTTGA GATCCTGGACATCTCATTTAACATACTGCGACGCATTGAAGGACTAGACCGACTCACCCAACTAAAAAAGCTGTTCCTTGTCAACAATAAAATCAGCAAAATTGAGAACCTGAGCAGCCTACAGCAATTACAGATGTTAGAGTTGGGATCCAATCGAATCCGG GCAATTGAAAATATTGACACACTGACTAACCTGGACAGTCTGTTCCTGGGGAAGAACAAAATCACCAAGCTCCAGAACTTGGATGCACTGACAAACTTGACAGTGCTCAGTATACAG AGCAATCGCCTAACCAAGATTGAAGGTCTGCAGAACCTGGTGAACTTGCGTGAGCTGTATCTTAGCCACAATGGCGTAGAAGTCATTGAGGGACTGGAGAACAAT AATAAACTTACAATGCTGGACATTGCATCCAATAGAATCAAAAAGATCGAAAATATCAGCCATCTAACAGAGCTCCAGGAATTCTGG ATGAATGATAATCTCATCGAGAGTTGGAGCGACCTGGACGAGCTGAAGGGAGCCAAGAATTTGGAAACTGTGTATCTGGAGAGAAACCCCCTGCAGAAGGACCCTCAGTACCGACGCAAAATCATGCTGGCCCTCCCTTCCGTCCGGCAGATTGATGCCACGTTTGTCCGGTTCTGA